In Granulicella mallensis MP5ACTX8, the sequence GAACCTTGATTCACTCGCTCACGCTGGCCGAGCTGAAGAAGTACGACTGCGGATCGAAGACGCTGGCCGCCTTCCCGCACCAGGTAGCGGTTCCGCACACGCCGATCCCCACCTTTGAAGAGGTGCTGAACCTCGCTCCGCAAGGGAACTTCCAGTACAACGTCGAGACGAAGATCTTCCCGAATCGCCCGGAGATCACCCCCACCCCAGAGGTGTTCGTGCAGATGATCGACGAGGCTGTGAAGCGGCATCATCTGGAGTCGCGCGTGATCCTGCAGAGCTTCGACTTTCGGACGTTGATAGCCATGCGGAAACTGGACCCGAAGATCCGTCTGTCGGCGCTCTTTGGGCAGTCGAAGTATGACGTGATGATGGGCATCACGGACTCGGACAAGAGCTTCGCGCATATCGCCAAGATCACCGGAGCGGAGATCCTGAGCCCGGACCAGAGCCTGGTAACGCCCGAGGAAGTAGCGACGGCTCATAAGCTAGGCGTACAGGTCGCTCCCTATACGGTGAACACGGAAGAGGGTTGGAAGAAGATGGCCGATGCCCATGTGGACGCGATCATCACGGACGATCCGGCTGGACTTCTGCGGTGGCTGCGCGCGCAGAACCCGCCGCTGCATCCGTAGCTGTTGCTATCTTGTTCACCGCACTGGAACGTCATCCTGAGCGTAGCGCCTCGCGCTTTTTGCGAGGTGCGAAGTCGAAGGACCCCGAGGGATTCGATCTCGCCCGTGACGTTGGGATCTTTTCCAGCACGAAAGCCCGGGCTCGAGCGCTTGAGGTAGAAAAGATGCGAAGGGCATGGGCAAGATTGCGACCTTCGGGGTCCTTCGACTCCGCGTCCCAAAAGCCGGACGCTACGCTCAGGATGACGTTCCAGTGGGGGATGGAGTTTTACAATTTTGTGGTGGTTCGAATGTCAAAAAAGAAAGGGCTGAAGGTTCGATCTACCGGTGATTCCACCGAAAGATCGGGCCTTCAGCCCTTTCTTGTCAAACCGTTTACTTCTGAATCGTCGTCTCGTCCTTGGTCAACTTCTTCGACACATCCGCCGGTGTAGGCAACTGCGAGCGATCCCACCCTCCGCCAAGAGCCTCGATCAATTGCACCGACGACGTCATCACCTGCGTGTGCAGCGTGGCGAGGGTCTGCTGGTCCGATAGCAACGTGGTCTGCGCTGTCACAACATCGATGTAAGGATCGATACCCGTGGTGTAGCGTCCCATCTCCAGATCGAGAGACTCCTGCGCTGACTTTTCAGCGTCCTGCTGCTGTTGAATCTGGTGGGACAGGATGCGTGTGGAGGATAGAGAGTCCTCAACCTGCTGGAATGCAGTAAGAACCGTCTGGCGGTAGCTGGCGACGTCTGCGTTGTAGGTAGAGATGAACTGGTTGACGGTGGCGCGGCGCAGGCCGCCATCGTAGATGGTCTCGGATACCGCCGGGCCAACCGACCAGAAGCGACTTGACCAGTCGAAGAGATGGCTCCAGGCGGAACTCTCAAGACCTCCCGAAGCGCTAAGCGTCAACGTGGGATAGTAAGCGGCATAGGCTATCCCGATCTGGGCATTGGCCGAGGCCATATTCCGCTCTGCTGCGGCGATATCCGGCCTGCGTTCCAGCAACTGGGTCGGAACCCCGATAGGAATGGCGGGCGGAGCGGCGTCCAGGGCCTTTACAGGGATGGAGAAGCTGGACGGGTTCGTTCCGATCAGCACGGCGATGGCATGCTCGTACTGCGCGCGCAGCAGGCCGACATTGGTCGCGGCGGCTTGAGCATTCTGCAGCGTGTTTCTCGCCTCGACGACCGAGATCCGATCGCCGATCCCCGTGTCGTACTGCGACTGCGTCAGGTCCAGCGACTTTTTATCGGCTTCCACGGTCCGGTCCAGGACACCTTGCAAGGCGTCCTGACCGCGAATCTCAAAGAAGGTGATCGCCAGCGTGGCTTGCTCGGTAAGACGCTCGTTCTCCAGGTCGGCAGCACTTAACTGGGCAGCATATTGCTGCTCGCTGATGGTGTTGCGTACCTTGCCCCACAGGTCCGGTGCCCAGGAGACATCGAAGGGAAGGGATGCGAGGGTTGAGGTGTGATTGACCCCAGCGCCTGCTGTTGTTGCCGTTGTCAGGTTCGCAGAAGTGCCGGAACGAGTGTAGGCCGGCGATGTGCCGACCGTGGGATAGAGCTGGGAGCGGGCCTGTGCGATCAGCGTGCGCGCTTCCATGAAGTTCTCGAAGAACTGCTTGATGTTCTGGTTGTCAATGTTCAGCTTGTCTTCGAGCGCATTGAGTTCGGGGTCGTTGTAGATCTCCCACCACTTGCCATGCAGCATGGCGTCCTGCGGTTGTGCGACCTTCCAGTCGTCGGAGCCGGGGAACTGAGTGGGCGACTCTTTATACGTGGCCGGAGGGGCCTGTGCGATGGCCGGCGGCGCATGGTACTTGGGGCCGACCCTGCAGCCTGCCAGCAGCAGGACTGCGGCAGCAGAGGTAATAGCGGCATATTGACGGAAGGTAGTCATAGTTTCCTATCCATTAATTCTTCAGATTCTTCAAATTACTCTGATGCGGAGGCCGCGAGGCCATCCGTGGCATGAAAATCGTCGTGCTCTTTGCCCGACATACGAAGACGCAGCTTGTCGAGTGTGAGGTAGACGACCGGAGTCGTATAGAGCGTAAGCAGTTGGCTGACGATCAGGCCGCCGACGATGGTGATGCCCAGCGGACGGCGAAGCTCGGATCCCGTGCCTGTTCCAAAGGCCAGGGGAAGAGCGCCGAAGAGTGCCGCCATGGTGGTCATCAAAATGGGGCGGAAACGCAGCATGCAGGCTTCGAAGATGGCGTCTTCCGTATTCATTCCGCCTTCGCGTTCCTGCTGCAGGGCGAAGTCGATCATCATGATGGCGTTCTTCTTAACGATACCGATTAAGAGAACGATGCCTATGATCGAGATGACGTTCAGGTCTTCCTTGAAGAGCATCAGCGCCAGCATGGCGCCCACACTTGCCGAAGGCAGGGTGGACAGGATGGTGAGCGGGTGCATCAGGCTCTCATACAGTACGCCCAGAACGATATAGACCGCGATCAAGGCCGTCAACACCAACACCGGCTCGGTGCCGAGTGACTGCTGGTAGGCCTGCAGCGTTCCGGCGAAGAAGCCCTGGATCGACGTGGGCGTACCGAGCTTCTGCTGCATCTGCTCGATGGCCAGCGTGGCCTCGCTGAGCGAAACACCGGGCGCGAGATTGAACGACACCGTCACCGAAGGAAAGAGCCCGGTATGGTTGAGCGCCAGGGGAGTCGTATTGGCGCTGGCTCTGGCCATGGTGAAGAGCGGCGTGTTGCCGCTTGCTGTCTTGCTGCTGCTCGAAGCGTCGTGGAAGTAGATATTCTCCAACCCTTCTGGGTGGGCCCAGTATTGCGGGGCGACTTCCAGCACGACATAGTACTGGTTCAACTGCGTATAGATGAGCGAAACTTCCGACTGGCCAAAGGCTCCGTACAGGCCGTTATCCAGCGACTGGGCCGTCTGGCCGAGCTTTGCCGCCGTAACGCGATCGTAGGACAGCAACTCGTCAAGACCGCCGTTCTGTTGGTCGGAGCTCACATCCTGCAGGCCGTGAAGATGCGTCATCTGCTCCAGCAGCTTCGGTCCCCAGGTCTGGAGGTCGGTCACATTGTCGGCTTCGATGGTGTATTGATAGAGCGCATTACTGGAGCGGCCACCGATGCGCAGGTCCTGCGACGCCTGGAGAAAAGTAGAGGCTCCGGTCAGCTTGTTTAGCGGCGCGCGCAGGCGGTTGATGATGTCCGGGGCGCCGATCTTCCGGATATTCAAAGGCTTGAGGATGACGAAGAGGTTTCCGGTGTTGGTCGCGCCCTGGCCTCCGGTAAAGCCGATCACGTTCTGAACGGATGGATCTTTCTTGATGACTTCCTCAGCCTGCAGCAGAGAGGCATTCATCACCGGATAGGAGGCATCCTGGGGCCCGCGAATGGCTCCCGACAAGGTGCCTGTGTCCTGTTGCGGGAAGAAGCCCTTGGGGATCTTGATGATGATGACCACATTGAGCGCGATGGTCAAAAACAGAACGGTGAGGGTGAGCCCCGGATTTCCCAGCACCCAATGCAGGCTCTTTCGATAGATATTCAGGACCCAATCGAAAGCTCCCTCCATCGCCATGTAGAGCCGGCCATGCTTTTTGTTGTGCTCGCTCTTCAGGAGATAGGCGCACATCATGGGCGTTGTGGTCAGGGAGACCGCCATCGATACCAGGATGGCGGTAGAGAGCGTCACGGCAAACTCGCGGAAGAGACGGCCCACGATTCCGCCCATCAGCAGCAGCGGAATAAAGACCGCAATGAGCGAGATGCTGATGGACACCACGGTAAAGCCGATCTCTTGTGCCCCCTTCAGCGCTGCCGCGAAGGGGGCCACGCCATCTTCGATATGGCGCGTGATGTTCTCCATCACGACGATCGCGTCGTCCACCACGAAGCCGGTCGAGATCGTCAGGGCCATCAACGACAGGTTGTCGAGGCTGTAGCCGCACATGTACATGATCGCAAAGGTGCCGATCAGCGAAACCGGAACTGCCACGGCAGGAATGAGCGTCGCCCTGCCGTTGCGCAGGAAGATAAACACTACGACGATGACCAGGCAGACGGAGAGAATCAGCGTCCGTTCGACGTCATCCACTGAAGCGCGGATCGTCGTCGTGCGGTCCAGGACCTTCGTGATGGTGATGCCCTGCGGGATCGTCGCCTGGAGCGAGGGCATCTGCTCATCGATACGGTCGACCGTATCGATGATATTGGCGCCTGGCTGACGGAAGACGATGAGTACGATGGCGCGTTTGCCGTTCAGGTAGCCGCCGGCGCGCACGTTCTGCACGGAGTCGACGACATCGGACACGTCGGACAGGTGGATCGCCGTCCCGTTGTGGTAACCGACAATGAGCGGCTTGTACTCCTCGGCATGCGAGATCTGGCCGTTCACCACGATGTCGGCGCTGGCGTCGCCATTGGTAATCTGGCCACGCGCGAGATTGGTGTTTTGCAGGCTCAGCATGGCCTGCAGGTCCGACATCGCCAGCCCGTAGCTGGCGAGCTTGGTCGGATTAACCTCGACGCGGACCGAGGGCAGGGCACCGCCGCCGGCGCTTACCTGTCCTACACCCTCAATCTGCGACAGCTTCTGCTCCATGACGGTAGAGGCTTCGTCATAGAGCTTGTCCGGGCCGTAGATGTCGGACGTCAGGGCAATGATCATGATCGGCGAATCGGCCGGATTGACCTTGCGATACGTCGGGTTGCTGGGCAGGTTGGTGGGCAGATACGTCCGGGCGGCATTGATCGCCGCCTCCACGTCGCGCGCCGCGCCATCGATATTGCGGCTCAGGTCGAACTGGATGGTAATTGAGGTCGCGCCCAGGCTGCTGGACGAGGTCATCTCCGTTACGCCGGCGATGTGGCCGAACTGCCGCTCGAGAGGGGTCGCAATGGACGACGCCATAATGTCGGCACTCGCGCCCGGAAGGCTGGCACCGACAGAGATGGTAGGGAAGTCCACCTGGGGCAACGGGGAGACCGGCAGCACCGTGAACGCGATGGCTCCGGCGATCGCTACGGCAATCGTGAGCAGCGTTGTGGCTACCGGCCTATGGATGAACGGAGTGGAGAGACTCATGACAGTCCTGCCGGTTGAGGGGCATCGCCGTTGTGGGGCTCAACGTGGTCTTCCTTGGGCTTGCGCGAGAAGCGCTTCGCCAGGTTGTCGAAGAAGATATAGATAACCGGGGTCGTGTAGAGCGTCAGCACCTGGCTGAGCATCAAGCCGCCCACCATCGCAATACCGAGAGGCCTGCGCAGTTCGGAACCGATGCCGTGCCCGAACGCCAGCGGAAGACCGCCAAGCAGCGCCGCCATGGTGGTCATCATGATCGGACGGAAGCGCAGGAGGCAGGCCTCGTAGATCGCTTCGGTAGAGTTCTTTCCGTGGTGCCGCTCCGCCTCCAGGGCGAAGTCCACCATCATAATGCCGTTTTTCTTAACGATACCGATGAGCAGCACGATACCGATGATGGCCACGACGCTCAGATCCTGGTGGAAGAGGATGAGCGAAAGGAAGGCTCCTACACCGGCCGAGGGGAGAGTCGACAGAATCGTGATGGGGTGGATGAAGCTCTCATACAGAACGCCCAGAACGATATAAACAGTCACCAGTGCCGCAAGGATCAGAAGAGGCTCGTTGGAGAGGGAATTCCTGAAAGAGGCGGCGGTACCCTGGAAGTCGGCCTGCACGCTGGCCGGCATGTGCATGTCCTTCTGCACCTTGGTGATGGAGTCGATGGCGCCGCCGAGAGCGGCGTTCGGAGCCAGGTTGAAAGAGACGGTGATCGACGGGAACTGTCCCTGGTGCGCGATGGAGAGCGCTTCGGTCGTGGTCTCGAAGTGCGAGAAGGCGCTCAGCGGAACGGGGCTGCCGAAGGATGAGCTGGTCGTACCGGCCGAAGTCGCGCCGCCACTGGAAGCCGCCGTGCTCGAAGTAAGAGCGTTGACTGCCGGTGAAAGAGTGTTTGCGGAAGGCGTAAAGAGCGCGGAGCCGGTAAGGGCATTCGATCCGGCGGAAGTGGAGCCGTTCCCCGAAGAGGTGGAAGCGCCCGCTCCGCTGGCCCCTGAAGAGGCGTTGGACTGGATGTACAGGTGATTCAGCTTGTTGGGGTCGAGCTGGAACTGTGGCTGGGCCTCGAGAATCACGTGGTACTGATTCAACTGCGTGTACATCGTGTTGATCTGCCGCTGACCGAAGGCGTCGTAAAGCGTGTTATCGACGGTCGTCGGAGCGATGCCCATGCGGGAAGCGGTGGGACGATCCAGCACGAGGGATACCGCGAGGCCACCCATCTGCTGATCGGTAGCCACGTCTTCCAGCTCAGGCAATTGCTTCAGCTTCGTCACGAAGCGGGCCGTCCAGTCATTCAGTTCGTTTTGGTCGGGATCTTCCAGCGTGTACTGGTACTGGGTGCGGCTGACGCGGTCATCGACCGTGATGTTCTGCACCGGCTGCATGAAGAGTTGAATGCCGTCTACCTTGCTCAAGCTCGACTGGAGTCTGCGGATGACGTCCGAAGCGCTCAGGTTGCGCTGCTCGAGTGGCTTGAGGTTGATCGACATGCGGCCGCTGTTGAGCGTGGTGTTGGTGCCGTCGGGGCCGATAAAGGAAGACAGGCTCTCAACCGCGGGGTCCTGAAGAATGATGTTGGCCAGGTCCTGCTGCTTCTTCGCCATGGCCTTTGTGCCGATGGTGGGAGGAGCCTGCGAGATGCCCTGGATGACGCCGGTGTCCTGTACAGGGAAGAAGCCCTTGGGAATGATGATGTACAGGTAGATCGTGAGCATCAAAGTGGCGAGCGCAACGAAGAGGGTGATCGTCTGAAACCGCAGAACGAAGCTCAGCGTGCGTCCGTAGAACGCGATCATCCACTCGAAGACACGCTCTGAGGCCTGGTAGAAGCGTCCCTGGGTGGCTTCGGGATCGTGTTTCAGGATGCGCGAAGCCATCATTGGCGTGAGCGTCAGCGAAACCACGGCGGAGATCACGATGGTGACGGCCAGGGTGACGGCGAACTCGCGGAAGAGACGGCCGACGACATCGCCCATGAAGAGCAGTGGAATCAGCACGGCGATCAGCGAAACCGTCAGCGAGAGAATGGTGAAGCCGATCTGCTCGGCGCCCTTCAGCGCGGCCTGCATCGGCGAGTCGCCCTCTTCCAGGTAGCGCGAGATGTTCTCCACCATGACGATCGCGTCGTCGACGACGAAGCCCGTCGAGATGGTCAACGCCATGAGCGACAGGTTGTCGAGGCTGTATCCCAGGGCGTACATCGCCGCGAAGGTGCCGACCAGCGACAGGGGCACGGCGACGCTCGGAATGATGGTGGCGTACAGATTGCGCAGGAAGAGGAAGATGACGAGGACGACCAGTCCGATCGTCAGCATGAGTTCAAACTCAACGTCATCGACGGACGCCTGGATGGGAGTGGTCAAATCGGTGAGCGTGGTGACCTGGATGCCCTTGGGCAGGTTCGCTTCCAGTTGCGGCAGCAGGGCCTTGATGCTCTTGACGACGCTGATGGTGTTGCCGCCGGGCTGTCGCTGCACGTTGAGGATGATGGCCGGCGTCTGGTTCATCCAGGCTGCCTGCGTGGTGTTTTCCACCCCATCCACGATGGTAGCGACGTCGGTCAGCATGACCGGTGCGCCATTGCGATACGCCACTACAACTTTCTTGTAGTCGTCGCTGGTCACGAGCTGGTCGTTCGCGTCGATCTGGTAGTCCTGCCGGGGCCCATCGAAGTTGCCCTTGGCGGCGTTGACGCTGGACTGCGAGACCGCCGTGCGGAGGTCTTCGAGGTTGATTCCGTAGGAAGACAGCGCGGTCGGATTGACCTGGATACGAACGGCCGGCTTCTGGCCGCCGCTGATGCTTACAAGGCCTACACCGCTGAGCTGCGAGATCTTAGGCGCCAGCCGGGTGTCGACGAGGTCTTCCACCTGCGAGAGGGGAATCGTGTTGGAGGTAACCGCCAGCGTCAGTACGGGAGCGTCGGCGGGGTTCGTCTTGCTGTAGATCGGCGGTGCCGGCAGGTTCGCGGGGAGGAAGCTCTGCGCGGCATTGATCGCCGACTGTACTTCTTCTTCCGCGATATCGATGTTCAGGCTCAGGTTGAACTGCAGCACGATCACCGAGTTGCCGCCGGCGCTCGTGGAGGTCATCTGGCTCAGGCCCTGCATCTCGCCGAACTGCCGTTCAAGCGGAGCGGTGACCGTGGTGGCCATGACGTCCGGGCTGGCGCCCGGATAGAACGTGAGCACCTGGATCGTCGGATAATCGACCTCCGGCAACGCGGAGACGGGGAGCTGCGTATAACCGACAATGCCAACCAGCAGAATTGCCGCCATGAGCAGCGCCGTCGCAACAGGACGGAGAATAAATGGGCGTGAAGGACTCAAGGAGCGGTACTCCCAGTGGTGCCGCTGGTCGGAACCGGTTGTTTGGAGATGACGACCTTGGCCTTGTCCTGGAGCTTGTCGAAGCTGCTGTCAGCCAGAACATCTCCAGGATTGATGCCGGTGACTTCGGTAGTATCGCCGTCGGTCACACCTGCCTTGACGTTCTTCAGGTGGGCGACGTTGTCCTGGATGACATAGACAAACGCCACCTGGCCGTTATGCTGAATGGCCGAGGTCGGCACCAGCGTAGCGTTCTGCAGGGTGTTCACGAGCAGGCGGGTATTCACGAACTCGTTGGGATAGAGAACAGAGTCCTTGTTGTCGAACGAAGCGCGGGCCTTTACGGTTCCGGTCGTCGTGTCGATCTGGTTGTCCAGGGTCAGCAGGCTGCCGCTCGTAATCTGCTTCAGGCCGGTCCGGTCATAGGCATCCACGTCCAGCTTGGCCTTCTTGCGCAGCGCAGGCTGTACCTGTCCGAGATAGTCTTCGGGGATGGTGAAGATGACGGTGATCGGCTGAATCTGCGTGATCAGCGCGAGGGTCGTGCCGCCGGTCGATTGAACGACATTGCCCGGATCCACCAGCCGCAAGCCAACCCGCCCGGTGAAGGGGGCGACAATGTGGCAGTAATCTACCTGGATCTGGTCGAACTGGACCGTTCCCTGGTCGTTCTTGACGGTTCCCTGATCCTGCAGAACGATCTTTTCCTGATCGTCCAGTGTCTGTTTGGGAATGGCGTTCTTGGCCCAGGCAGCCTGATAGCGCTCCAGGTCCATCTGCGCCTGCGCGAGAACGGCCTGATCCTTCTCCAGGGTGCCTTGTGCTTCCAGCAGGGTGGCGCGATAGATCCGCGAATCGATATCGATTAGCGGATCGCCCTTGCGCACGAGCTGACCCTCTTTATAGTGCACCGCCGTGACGATGCCGTTCACCTGGCTGGTGATGGAGGAGGTGTAGACGGGCGTGACGGTTCCAATGGAATCAAGATAGACCCCGATGTTGCCCTGCCGTGCCGTGACGGTGGTGATCGTCGCGGTTCCGCCGGCGGCATGACGCCCGGTTGCTGGCTTCGGCTCATCGTGGTGACGCAGAACCAGAAAGAATCCCACACCGAAGATGAGGAGTAAAAGGACCCATACGATCAACCTCACCACTCCGCTTTGTTTGGGCTTCTCTGGTGGGGGGGCGGGTAGTTGATGATCGGTGCCGATAATCGGGCGCTCATTCGAATCAGATTGCAACGGTGTCTCCTGACCAAGGACGAAGGATCATATCGTACTACGCAGTTTTGTCTCTCATGTGAAAGACGAATGAGCCCTTTCAGCAGTTGCAAAGCCTGAATCAGTCTCAATCCGAGATTGCCAGACACCTGAGACAGGAAGCAACTTTTATCACTGACTACTGCTTCATAGGGTTGAGTTACAACGAAGGACGGTCATTCCGTGTACGTCACGACTGCGGTGGATATTTCTTAAAATGCGGGGTGAAGCAGGTTGTGGTTGCGCCAGTGCCGAAAAGCTCTTAAGAGTTGCCTGTTTTGGGCCAGCCTGCAACACTTTGATCATACTGGCAGGTATAGTGACGCAGAGGGGTAGCTGAAGGTTTCCAACGCGAAATTGCAGGAAATCGATAATCGGGCTGCGGCAATGCCTCAAGACAGGGAGCGTGGCGAAGAAGTGACGAATCAGGGAGGCAACAGGGATACGCCCCCGGTTCTGTCCGCCGGGTTGCCAGTGTGCGTCGATCTGGACGGCACGTTGGTCAGGTCTGACACGCTTGTTGACTCGGTGCTGGCCATTGCGCGCCAGCGCCCTCAGGATCTATGGCGCATTCCTGGCTGGATCGCCCAGGGAAAAGCCGCCTTCAAGCGGCAGGTGACCTCGGCGGTGGAGCTCGATGTCGAGCACCTGCCCTACAACCTTCCTCTCTTGGAGTGGCTCCGCCAGCAGGCGGCTGAAGGCCGTGAGCTCTATCTGGCTACGGCGGCCGACCGTGCCCTGGCCGATCGTGTCGCAGCGTATCTCGGGATCTTCCGGGGCGTCCTGGCCTCGGATGGCGCAACGAACCTCGCTGGCGGCAACAAGCTGGCGGCGTTTCGTGACAGCTTCGGCAGCCATTTTTGCTATATCGGCAACGCCCGGCCCGACGCCGAGGTGCTGGCAGCCTGCGAGTCGCCGATGGTCGCCAACCCGGACAGCGCCCTGGTCTCCGCGATGCGGCGAGCGGGAACCGTTCCGGTAGCAGTCTTCGACGACCGCACGCCCAGGTTCAAGAGCTGGCTGAAGGCCATACGGTTGCACCAGTGGGCCAAGAACACCTTGATCTTCGTCCCCCTGCTGCTGGCGCACGCCTGGAACGCGGATAACTTCGCGAGCACCTTCGCCGGGGCCGTTACCGCTTTCCTGAGCTTTGGTCTGTGTGCTTCCGCGACGTACATCATCAATGATTTATTGGATATAGAGGCCGACAGGAAGCATCCTCGCAAACGCCG encodes:
- a CDS encoding glycerophosphodiester phosphodiesterase family protein is translated as MSAQTILVHAHRGGRAARPENSIPSFEYGIQQGADVLELDLAVTKDNVLVVSHSPYLTQVHSDDLRMAEVLANERQCIGPAVPPGTLIHSLTLAELKKYDCGSKTLAAFPHQVAVPHTPIPTFEEVLNLAPQGNFQYNVETKIFPNRPEITPTPEVFVQMIDEAVKRHHLESRVILQSFDFRTLIAMRKLDPKIRLSALFGQSKYDVMMGITDSDKSFAHIAKITGAEILSPDQSLVTPEEVATAHKLGVQVAPYTVNTEEGWKKMADAHVDAIITDDPAGLLRWLRAQNPPLHP
- a CDS encoding efflux transporter outer membrane subunit; the protein is MTTFRQYAAITSAAAVLLLAGCRVGPKYHAPPAIAQAPPATYKESPTQFPGSDDWKVAQPQDAMLHGKWWEIYNDPELNALEDKLNIDNQNIKQFFENFMEARTLIAQARSQLYPTVGTSPAYTRSGTSANLTTATTAGAGVNHTSTLASLPFDVSWAPDLWGKVRNTISEQQYAAQLSAADLENERLTEQATLAITFFEIRGQDALQGVLDRTVEADKKSLDLTQSQYDTGIGDRISVVEARNTLQNAQAAATNVGLLRAQYEHAIAVLIGTNPSSFSIPVKALDAAPPAIPIGVPTQLLERRPDIAAAERNMASANAQIGIAYAAYYPTLTLSASGGLESSAWSHLFDWSSRFWSVGPAVSETIYDGGLRRATVNQFISTYNADVASYRQTVLTAFQQVEDSLSSTRILSHQIQQQQDAEKSAQESLDLEMGRYTTGIDPYIDVVTAQTTLLSDQQTLATLHTQVMTSSVQLIEALGGGWDRSQLPTPADVSKKLTKDETTIQK
- a CDS encoding efflux RND transporter permease subunit, which produces MSLSTPFIHRPVATTLLTIAVAIAGAIAFTVLPVSPLPQVDFPTISVGASLPGASADIMASSIATPLERQFGHIAGVTEMTSSSSLGATSITIQFDLSRNIDGAARDVEAAINAARTYLPTNLPSNPTYRKVNPADSPIMIIALTSDIYGPDKLYDEASTVMEQKLSQIEGVGQVSAGGGALPSVRVEVNPTKLASYGLAMSDLQAMLSLQNTNLARGQITNGDASADIVVNGQISHAEEYKPLIVGYHNGTAIHLSDVSDVVDSVQNVRAGGYLNGKRAIVLIVFRQPGANIIDTVDRIDEQMPSLQATIPQGITITKVLDRTTTIRASVDDVERTLILSVCLVIVVVFIFLRNGRATLIPAVAVPVSLIGTFAIMYMCGYSLDNLSLMALTISTGFVVDDAIVVMENITRHIEDGVAPFAAALKGAQEIGFTVVSISISLIAVFIPLLLMGGIVGRLFREFAVTLSTAILVSMAVSLTTTPMMCAYLLKSEHNKKHGRLYMAMEGAFDWVLNIYRKSLHWVLGNPGLTLTVLFLTIALNVVIIIKIPKGFFPQQDTGTLSGAIRGPQDASYPVMNASLLQAEEVIKKDPSVQNVIGFTGGQGATNTGNLFVILKPLNIRKIGAPDIINRLRAPLNKLTGASTFLQASQDLRIGGRSSNALYQYTIEADNVTDLQTWGPKLLEQMTHLHGLQDVSSDQQNGGLDELLSYDRVTAAKLGQTAQSLDNGLYGAFGQSEVSLIYTQLNQYYVVLEVAPQYWAHPEGLENIYFHDASSSSKTASGNTPLFTMARASANTTPLALNHTGLFPSVTVSFNLAPGVSLSEATLAIEQMQQKLGTPTSIQGFFAGTLQAYQQSLGTEPVLVLTALIAVYIVLGVLYESLMHPLTILSTLPSASVGAMLALMLFKEDLNVISIIGIVLLIGIVKKNAIMMIDFALQQEREGGMNTEDAIFEACMLRFRPILMTTMAALFGALPLAFGTGTGSELRRPLGITIVGGLIVSQLLTLYTTPVVYLTLDKLRLRMSGKEHDDFHATDGLAASASE
- a CDS encoding efflux RND transporter permease subunit, yielding MSPSRPFILRPVATALLMAAILLVGIVGYTQLPVSALPEVDYPTIQVLTFYPGASPDVMATTVTAPLERQFGEMQGLSQMTSTSAGGNSVIVLQFNLSLNIDIAEEEVQSAINAAQSFLPANLPAPPIYSKTNPADAPVLTLAVTSNTIPLSQVEDLVDTRLAPKISQLSGVGLVSISGGQKPAVRIQVNPTALSSYGINLEDLRTAVSQSSVNAAKGNFDGPRQDYQIDANDQLVTSDDYKKVVVAYRNGAPVMLTDVATIVDGVENTTQAAWMNQTPAIILNVQRQPGGNTISVVKSIKALLPQLEANLPKGIQVTTLTDLTTPIQASVDDVEFELMLTIGLVVLVIFLFLRNLYATIIPSVAVPLSLVGTFAAMYALGYSLDNLSLMALTISTGFVVDDAIVMVENISRYLEEGDSPMQAALKGAEQIGFTILSLTVSLIAVLIPLLFMGDVVGRLFREFAVTLAVTIVISAVVSLTLTPMMASRILKHDPEATQGRFYQASERVFEWMIAFYGRTLSFVLRFQTITLFVALATLMLTIYLYIIIPKGFFPVQDTGVIQGISQAPPTIGTKAMAKKQQDLANIILQDPAVESLSSFIGPDGTNTTLNSGRMSINLKPLEQRNLSASDVIRRLQSSLSKVDGIQLFMQPVQNITVDDRVSRTQYQYTLEDPDQNELNDWTARFVTKLKQLPELEDVATDQQMGGLAVSLVLDRPTASRMGIAPTTVDNTLYDAFGQRQINTMYTQLNQYHVILEAQPQFQLDPNKLNHLYIQSNASSGASGAGASTSSGNGSTSAGSNALTGSALFTPSANTLSPAVNALTSSTAASSGGATSAGTTSSSFGSPVPLSAFSHFETTTEALSIAHQGQFPSITVSFNLAPNAALGGAIDSITKVQKDMHMPASVQADFQGTAASFRNSLSNEPLLILAALVTVYIVLGVLYESFIHPITILSTLPSAGVGAFLSLILFHQDLSVVAIIGIVLLIGIVKKNGIMMVDFALEAERHHGKNSTEAIYEACLLRFRPIMMTTMAALLGGLPLAFGHGIGSELRRPLGIAMVGGLMLSQVLTLYTTPVIYIFFDNLAKRFSRKPKEDHVEPHNGDAPQPAGLS
- a CDS encoding efflux RND transporter periplasmic adaptor subunit, with the protein product MQSDSNERPIIGTDHQLPAPPPEKPKQSGVVRLIVWVLLLLIFGVGFFLVLRHHDEPKPATGRHAAGGTATITTVTARQGNIGVYLDSIGTVTPVYTSSITSQVNGIVTAVHYKEGQLVRKGDPLIDIDSRIYRATLLEAQGTLEKDQAVLAQAQMDLERYQAAWAKNAIPKQTLDDQEKIVLQDQGTVKNDQGTVQFDQIQVDYCHIVAPFTGRVGLRLVDPGNVVQSTGGTTLALITQIQPITVIFTIPEDYLGQVQPALRKKAKLDVDAYDRTGLKQITSGSLLTLDNQIDTTTGTVKARASFDNKDSVLYPNEFVNTRLLVNTLQNATLVPTSAIQHNGQVAFVYVIQDNVAHLKNVKAGVTDGDTTEVTGINPGDVLADSSFDKLQDKAKVVISKQPVPTSGTTGSTAP
- a CDS encoding UbiA family prenyltransferase, with protein sequence MTNQGGNRDTPPVLSAGLPVCVDLDGTLVRSDTLVDSVLAIARQRPQDLWRIPGWIAQGKAAFKRQVTSAVELDVEHLPYNLPLLEWLRQQAAEGRELYLATAADRALADRVAAYLGIFRGVLASDGATNLAGGNKLAAFRDSFGSHFCYIGNARPDAEVLAACESPMVANPDSALVSAMRRAGTVPVAVFDDRTPRFKSWLKAIRLHQWAKNTLIFVPLLLAHAWNADNFASTFAGAVTAFLSFGLCASATYIINDLLDIEADRKHPRKRRRPFAAGDLSAISGAAMVVLMLTAGLALAIALPFIVDAAPGPYSLAQPYRFLGWLILYTVTTLTYSLYLKRKLLWDVFVLSGLYTIRILAGSGATGVPVSAWLAGFSVFFFLSLAFVKRFSELEGLQASGKVVPNGRGYFVTDLEQLRALGTGAAYAAVVVMTLYINNPESKLLYNHPIRLWLVVPVLLLWLSQVWMLASRGEMHDDPVVFAITDKRSLLLGVLMAAVIWWAL